The genomic DNA CGAGGGCAAAAAGTAAATGTAGAAGAAATCGTGTGTTCTTGGAAAAAAGTTTGGGTCGATGCATGAATCATCCTGATTGAAAAGACACTGCACTCACCCCGCACATCGGGGGAGCGATCTGACGGCTCACGATGAACCGTCCCAGCGAATATCGAATCAGGATTGATCAGAGCCGAAGCTGCACCGACGGCATTACCTCGACAGCCACAACGAACTCATAAGCATGGATCCCCTCACGAGCTTTGGAGGCCGCACCCAAGAGGGAAGATGCCAAGTCACGCTTTGAATCCGCGAAAAGATGATCGGGCAAAATCGACTCTCGAGGACCTTCCACCCAAAACCGCTCTCCGGGAACCGGGGAGAAATCCAAAGTGTTCAGCACGATGTCGTCGCAATCGGATTCCTCCACATCACAATCCTCCTCCGTCTTCGGGGAGTTTGCATGATCTACATCGGAATGCTCATGATCGCGGCTATCCGCCAACTTCAGATGAGTCTCACCCTCGTCATGCAGGCAGAGCAACAATGTCTCCGTTCCACCCAGAACCGAGTTCAGAGTGAAAAGCATGAGAAGCACTGCTGATTGAAAAACTTGCACAGCGCAAAGGCCAATCGACATCCCGGACGGATGTCAAGGGTTCTTGAAAACTGAGAGGTTCAGGAGAGGATTCGAGGCACCGTGAGATGGGGGCAGCTGCGCCGCTACAAGGAGTAGCCGCTCAGCTTTAGCTCCGCGGTCCTGCGGTTTCGGAAGGTCTTGCTCGGGTGCCGCTCGGAAAATACGCGATGGGGGCAGCTGAAGCTGCTCCCCTACCTATTTACGTCACAGTGATTCCGCCAATGGTCAGTTAGGCAACGCACAATGGCGCACCTCGGTGAGTATAAAGCAATCGACTCTGATCCCCTTACATTCGCAGAATCCGGGTTGGGCCAACCCGCGCTATCTTGAGGGGCATGGCGTTCGGGACACAGGCTGGCAGCCTGAGGCTGCTTTTACTGCTCGCATCAGCCGTTCGGTTTCCGTGCGAGTGCGGATCAGACTTAAACCCGCTAAGTCAGCTTAGTTTCAAAGTTGAGCGTTTGACAGACCGCGATTGAGAGAGCTGGAAGCTCTCACTACTTTCGGTCTGGCTTTGGCGTAGACATAGGGCATCGCTTCTGTTCCAAAATCTTCCTCGATTCGAATGACCGAACTATCTACATGTTGGCTTTGTGAACGAGATATCGCAGATGCTCTCAGCGTCTGCCAAATCCCGATTCGAAAAGGATCAACGGCGCTGGCGGCGGCGTAGGGTCAAAAGTATTCCAACACCGCCCAACAGCAACCCTGCACTGGCTGGCTCAGGAATGAACGAACTCTCGTCCAACAGAGTGACGGTCAAAGTCTCGCCGCCCCCGACCTGGATGGTGGGAGTAAAGTCTGAATTGGCGAGAAAGTCCGAAAACTGCTGGGTATAAACATCGTCGAAATAGTTCTGAAAGACGTTGGCCCACTGATTGTAAAATTCCTTATCCGACGACCATAGGTCACCATAATACTCAGAGGTCATTTTCTGCCATTCCTCGCTGGTGTCGTCACCGTAAAGATCACTACCGATAAAGCCGAAGGAAAAACCGGCCAAGAGATCTCGCGTAACTGTGGCGAAGACATCATTACTGCCCGTATTGCCACTCCCTGTCGTGGCCGTCTCCCCACTTGTCTTCTTAAAACTATAATCGTAGTCGAGGACCGCCTGGTAAATGCTCTCAGAAAATGCCTCCACATCCACATTCGAAGTCAACGTGAATGAATCAATTTTCGTAGTCGAAGTGTTGACGTCAGTGCTACTCCCTTCGATCTTTAAATCGCCGGTAGTTGCATCGTAGGAAATCGAGGAAACGGTATATGTTTGAGCCTCGAAACGAACGTTCGGTGGACTTGCTTCACCGCTGTAGGTATTATCGATTTTGATCGATGTGACCGGAGAAGCGCTTGGGAACGTATCGCTCAAGTAAGCTGCAAAGGACGGGTATTTATCGACAACCGATCCGTTCGCGCCGGATCCGTTCGCGGGACTAATCACCCGAGTAATCGGGCCCGCAGCCGTATAGCTCGTGCTATTACGCACCACTGTGGTGTTGCTACTGGTGCTATTCGTTGAGCTCGTCAGACCCGCGAGATCGTTTCGGAGCTGGGATAGGTTGACCCCTGCCTTCGGCGTCCCCCGTGTCGAACTCGTGTTGGCCGCATCGGTGCTGTGAAGTTCCACCGGAAAAGAATAGTAATTGATGTAGGTGATATCCGGTGCAGCTGAGGTAGCGGAACCGGAAAATTCCAGAATCTGATACTGGTCTGTATTGAAGTTAGTAGGGTTGGGAGCCGTGGAGCCAATACTGGAATTACTCAGATACATATTCCCGGACCAGTCCGTCGGCATGTTGTTGATGGCCGTGCCGATCATGCTATTGGAGACCTTGTAAGAGGTTCCGGTCGAAATGCTTTGCCCTCCCGACCAGCTCGGGGCCGAAGAAAATTCAGCGCCGAGAAAAGTCACCCACAGATCGGAAAGCCCAGTGTTGTTATTGACAATATCCAACTTATACTGATCGGCTGCGGAGGCTGGTAGGAGTTGGAGAGAAAGGGCCAGACAACCAGCACCTAGAGAGCGGGAGAGATAAGTCATGAGAATGAATTCATAAAAAGAACGTCGCTATATTTCAATCAAAATCTCGGACGCAGCAGATATGATTCGTCTACGCCGTAGGACTCGGCCCGGACCGCAACAGCTCACGTCTCCCGTCAGGTTACTCTCTCTTGAAAAAAGACCTGCCATCTTCGGGAGGAACCTCCCAGCACTTGCGGTATCGATTTGGTCGAGGCTCAGCAGACGCATTGCGGCCAGATGTTAGGCTCTCATCGAAAAGGGGGCCCGCTCCAATTAAATATCTCTCGCCAAGAATATCGAGATCACAGCGTATTTTCGACCGAAACGTTGAGCAGCAACCCTCGGAATGCCGATCCTACGCACGAGAGCTGGAAGCTCTCGCTACTCTCGCTAGGACAACGGAAATATCCAATTCTCATCGAATCCCCTGCTTCAACCTTTCTCTCAGCAATCTCGGTTGGCTTAGTGTTCTCCCGGGGAAACAGCTTTTGAAACACAGGCAGGCAGCCTGTGGTACTTTTGTTCCCTTTCTTGGAAACGGATTTTAGATGGCCACGGATTCTTGTTCATCCGGTTCCACCTCTCTGCAACCGCGATTGAGAGAGCTGGAAGCTCTCACTACTTTGAATAGGGGATCAGCTAGAGGTCCGGTGGCTTTCCTCATTTCGCGCCTCGACCTGAGCCCCTTGGAACGAGTAGTACCTTCCTATGAATGGATCGAAGAACTTCCTTCTCGTCATTATCCTGATCCTCGCGCTTCTGCCCTGGGGCTTCCTGTTTGTTCTGCTTCAGTCCGAAGACGGGGCGAAATTGCTGGGTCTGGACGGACTGGCCGCGGAAAATTCGGGCGTGAGTCAAGAGGATGCCGACGAGATGGAGGCGGTGATCTCCACCCAAAAAGAGAAAATCCTCGAGTTGGAGGACTCCCTCGCCCAAGCCCAGAATGGCGCGGATCCGATCATCTCCCAGACAGATCTGGATGAGCTGCAGGATTCTCTGGAACAATTGAAACTGGAAAACCGAGAAGCGGAGAACGAAATCCAACGCCTCCGGGCAGAATACAGTTCGGCGCTCTCCAAGGTTGTCCAAATGAAGACCGAGCAACTGGCTGCAGAAGCCGTTCAACCGCCAGCCCTACCCCAGCCCGCGCCCGCGCCTTCTCCCAGCCCAAGCCCCCAACCCACACCGAAATCTGCGCCAGCCGCGCCCGCGGCGAATTCCACTCCGCAGAACTCGGGAGGTTGGATTCTGCCCCCGCCGAATTGACACCCCGCACGGACAGAACAAGGTAAATCATGGCCAGAAAACCAGGCGTTCTTCTTCTCAACTTGGGTTCTCCCGCATCCACGGATGTATCGGATGTGCGGAAGTATCTCGGGGAATTCCTAATGGACGGGCGGGTTCTGGATGCGCCCAAACCCATTCGATGGATTGTGGTCAACGGCTTCATCCTCCCCTTCAGACCCAAAAATTCCGCAGCTGCCTACAAGCGAGTGTGGACCGACGAAGGATCTCCGCTGATCGTTAAAAGCGAAAAAGTGCGTGAACTTCTCGACTGCGAAGACTGCCCCACTTTTCTCGCAATGAACTACGGCGAACCTTCGATCGACCAAGAGATTGAGAAAATCAAGAAACAAGGAATCACCGACTTGTTCTTGATGCCGCAATACCCGCACTACGCCATGTCGAGCTACGAGACGGTCGTCGCCAAAACCATGGAAACGCTGCGGGAAAAGGCACCTGAGATTCAAACCAAGCTTCTCCAACCCTTTTATCAAGACGAGGACTATCTGGGTGCTTTGGAGACGGTCATCCGTCCCTATCTGGAGAAAAAGCCGGACCTCGTTCTCTTCTCTTTTCACGGAATTCCCGAGCGCCACCTGCGCAAGACGGATCCCTCTCACGCCCACTGCCTGGAAAGCGGGGACTGCTGCGAAAACTGCCACCCGGCCCATGCGACCTGCTACCGACACCAGTGTTTCACCACGGCCCACAAGACGGCGGCTCGCCTCGGCCTCGCTCGAGACCAGTATCATATCTCCTTCCAATCCCGCTTGGGTCGCGATCCTTGGCTCACGCCGTACACGGATAAGACCCTGGAAGAGCTCCCTGGGAAAGGGGTGAAACGGCTCTTAGTCATCTGCCCGGCTTTCGTTACCGACTGCCTCGAGACGCTTGAGGAAATTTCCATGGAAGGAAAGGACTCCTTCCTCGAATCCGGGGGAGAGTTCTTTGTACAAATCCCCTGTCTCAACGACCATCCTGCCTGGATCGATGTCCTTCGTAATCGCATCGATTCTTGGCGCAATCAAACGGTGGCATCCGCCACTCCTTCGGCCTGATTTTTCCCGTGAGCGATCCGGACCGATTCCTCGTCTGGCTTTCGATGGCCGCATACGGGCTCGCCGCCCTTTACGGAATTGTGCGCCTACTCCGCCGGAAACCGGGCACTCGCACCGTAACCTACCCCCTCATCTTCGTCGGGTTCCTGCTGCAGACCGCGGGACTTTACCTGCGCGGCATGCAGTACGGTGCCTGCCCTCTGGGCAACACCTTCGAGGTCGTCCAATTCATTGTCTGGTCGACGACCTTTCTCTTTCTGGTCATCGGGCCCGTCTTCCAGGTTCATCTACTCGGGACCGCTACCGCGGCTCTGGTGACTGCGACAGGGTTGATATCCCTCTTGGTTCCCAATTGGGACTATCCGCACACTTCGACGCTCTTCGGGGGCGATCCCCTCATCGAATTCCACGCCGCCGTCTCCATCTTCAGCTATGGAATTTTCGGTCTGCTCTCGACCGTCGCCATTCTCTACCTGATCCAGTACAATGCTCTGGAACGTAAATGGCGCTCGCGGATCTTCGCTCTCCTGCCCTCTATCGTCAAACTGGACAACCTCGCCCGCCGACTCCTTTCCGCCGGCATTCTCGTTCTCACCCTCGCTTTCCTTTCCGGGCTGATGGTTTGGTTCGACGAAGCGTGGGAAGCACTTCACTGGAAACTTCTCACCGTGGCCATCCTCTGGCTCGGTTACGGTGTCGTTTGGATCATGCGGCTCCGGCAGCGTTTTTCACCCCACCGCGCAGCGATCTGTTTCCTCACTCTTTACCTATTCGCCCTCTTCAGTCTCTGGCCCGTCAGTCGATCGCACGATTCTAAAGATCAAGAGTCCCCGCCCTCGACTGAACATCTGACTCCTCCCACCAGCAAATGAGTCTGCCGAGACGATTGCTCGTCCTCGGAGTTTCCCACCATCGCACTCCGCTGGACATTCGAGAGCTTTTTTCGCTCTCGCAGGACGACGTGCGCAATCTCGCGGAACGATTACTGGCAACCGAGGAGATCGACGAAGTCGTTCTTCTCAACACTTGCAACCGCGTAGAAGCCTACCTTTCGGGAGAATCGGAACCCGACCCAGAAAAAGTCCTCGGGGCCATGGCCGAGGTAACCGGACAGCCTCTCGACCTCCTCCGCAAACTGCACTACTCCTCCGGCAACAGTGACATGCTCGTGCACCTCTTCTCTGTGGCTTCCGGACTGGATTCCCAGATGATCGGCGAAACTGAGATTCTGGGCCAAGTGAAAGAATCGCTCACCCGGGCCCGCAAGGAGAAATGGGTAGGCAAGACCATGGGCCCCCTCTTCGAACGATCATTTCAGGCGGCAAAATGGGCCCGCACCCACACCGGAATTGGCCAAGGACAGGTCACGATTGGCAATGTCGTCGTCGACCTCGTCACACGCGTTTTCGGTGACCTCGTCAGCCCCCGCATTCTTCTCGTCGGCAGCGGAGAAGTTGCCGAAAAGACCGCGCAGAGCCTCGCCAGTCGCGGTGCCCGAGACATCACCGTCACCGGTCGATCCTTCGACCGGGCCGAAGCCCTGGCACGAACCTTTAGCGGGGCCGTCGTCCCCTTCGAAACCTTCCGCGCCAACCTTCATTTCTACGACATCATCATCTGCTCGACAGCCTCACCGGAACCCCTTCTCACCACCGAAACGGTCCGCGAAATCTCCGGAAAACGTCGTTACGCCCCAATCCTCCTCGTCGACGTCGCCGTCCCCAGAGACGTCGAGCCCTCCGTAGGCGCCCTCAACCAAGTCTTCCTCTACAACATGGATGACCTGGCCGACATCGCCAACGAGAACCTCCGCCTCCGCGAGCAAGAAGTGGAAAACTGCCTCGCTGAACTCAAACGACGCGCTTGGCGCACCTGGCTCCGGTCCGTACGGAGAACCCTTTTCACCAAACTCTCCCCGAAAGTTCAAGAGCCCAAGGGTTCCGGGAACTGACAACAAGAGAGAGGGGACTCAAGAAGTTGAGCCACAGACTGATTCTCGTTTCATATCGTTTATGGTCTACGAGAAAGGAAAAGGAAGAACGACTTCATGACCGTGTGCCTCCGGTGTCTCGCAAGTTTAATCCTTTCCAGCTTGATTCTTATCAATCCTCCCTATCCCGTTGCCATTGCTACCGTATCCGCAATATCGTGGTTGATCGCGGCAATGATGATTTTAATCCGAACAAGTGGAAGGGTTACCTTGAAGGGGACAGGATCTTTCTCCGGTCAGGGTTCTTTATTTTTGCCGGAATAACGACACTCGTATCATTCTTAATAGTAACGCTAGAAACCTAGACGCAGAAAAGACGGTTTCGGAAACCTGATAGGATCTCCCGGAAAACTCTAAAATCCAACAGGACGGGGATCCCCACCTATTGGATTAGCTGATCTCATCATTAGACAAAAAGAAAGCCCTCCCATCGTTCGTAGTGAGTTACACCGCCATCATCTCCATACTCATATTGCCATTTATGCTGGCAATTACTGTGGGTTCAATCCTACTGTGGAGAGCGTTCATGAGATCCGAGGTCCTGCCTGAAGAGCTTGCTTTGGCTGCAGCGTGGGGCTTCATCGTTGGCAGTCTGATTTGGTTGGGAGTATTCCTCAGAGGAACGACGCTTCTAGGCTTTGGCGCACCGTGGACATGGATAACAGCCGCCCATTTTGCATTTGCTGGCTATGGAGCACTAACCGTCACCTCTCTCTCCTGCCGCATCGTATCCAACGAGCAAGCGCTGAAAGTCCTTCGCGTACTCCTGATTGCACAGCCAGTAACCTATTTCGTAACAGCAGCCGGCATTCTTGGTTTTCGCTACTGTGACGAGATTGCGGCAACGAGTTACGCGAGCATATTTGCTGTGCAACTGGGCGCGGTTGCTCTCGGACAACCTGATCGTATCGCCCCTGCTCCCAGGTTACTAGCTCTTGTGGCTTTGAGTGTGCCAGTAGTAACCATGGTACCAGCGTTAGCTTGGGCATGGGGCAGCCCAGTCTTCGACATATCAGGAATGGTTCGTTACCATGGCATCGTGAATGCAATTGGCCATGTTGGACTCGGACTCGTGGCCTTTGCTTGGGGGCGCCCACCCTCACATTCACCAATACCGGACGTCAAATAATTCGATGAAGATCTTTAGCTATCACCTCATAGAGACCACTCCATCAACCACTCTTGGAGCCATTTTCAGGCCACCCACGAGGCGCAGAATCATTGGTTTACGTCATGCGGAATCCATGACTGCAATGACGCTTGGATCTCCCATACTGTCCTCTGCGCGCATGCAATTGCGAAATCTCGCAGTGTTTGCATATTGGGAGAATGAGGAGGCTTTGGACGACTTTCTGAAGGCCACCAAACTTGGTAGAAAATTGTCTGAGGGTTGGCATGTGCGTTTAAAATTCCTGCGCCAATGGGGGCAGTTCTCTAAATTTGGAGATCTCCCCGAGAAAGTTACTGATGCTGATCCAGCCCAACCGATAGTAGCAGTAACGCTCGCGCGATTGAAGATTCCTCAGCTCAGGAGATTTATCCACTGGGGGAAGCCAGTGGAAGAACAAGTGCGAGATCACCCGGGAACGACGTTGGCCATGGCTGCGATACGTCCCCCTCGCACATTCAGCACGTTTTCGATATGGAACTCACAACGTGAGATGACTGATATGGTTCACGGCAGGGACTCCTTTCCCAGGGCAGATCGGCACTCGAAAGCAATGTCTGAACGTAATCGAAAAGACTTCCATTATGAATTCACCACGTTTCGCTTCCGAGCGATTGCTGAGCACGGGACATGGAAAGAGAAGAGTAACTTTGTTCCGAAAATAGAAACGCCTATCAATTAATTCGGAGGAACCAACGCACTACCGCACGTGAGGCTCCTCGAACGCCCCAAAATACAATATTCAAAGTCGCCACCTAACTCCTTTTTCTACTGCTTCTATTCTCAACCGCCGAACGTCCTATGACTGAACTACCGATGTATGCTGGCCAGCACGCCCCGGTCGTTGATAGAAATCCAGAATCCAGCAGGGACGCTGGGGAACATGGATGTCCACTCCATCGGAGCGCGGTGCTTTAGCTCGCGCTTTCCCTACGTTCTTGTGGATGCGTGCCCAGGCTGAAGCACTGCGCTCCCGATAGTCCGGGGCAAATTGGATCGTTTCGTGCCAAAATTCCCCGCCCTTGTCGTTACGCCCATCCAAACTGTTTCTCATTCTCATCCTTGACTCTCCGAATCAGGAAATCAGACTCAACGGCCTCAGCAGCATTCACTTGCACTATTTTGATTCCGACAGTAGAACAGTTCATCCCCTTCAACACTGCTCATGAAGCTCGCAGGACATAAAGGTCGTCAAGCATTCACGCTTTTGGAGGTTATGATCGCCCTGGGCATCATGGCGATGGCGCTAGCCTCTGCCTCCATTTGTCTTCGCATGGGGATGATGCAATACGACACGGCCCGCTCGACCAACTACGCAACCCAGATTCTCCAAAATGAGGCCGAACGTATCAGGCTTCTCAGCTGGTCTGAGATCGAAAATCTTCCGAGCGCTGCCCGATTTTCTCCCATTGATCGAAGCAATAACAAATATCAGTTCAAGCGGATCCTCGAGAACTACAACGGATCTGATGACATCAAGAGAATTTGGCTCATTGCCAATTGGAAAGGGCTTAAAGGAGAACCACACCAGCTAAAGATCACCTTCAACTACGCCAGAGACGGCGCATTCGACTATCTCTATGGATCCAACAGCTGAGCCGCAGGTTTCTCCGACGCTTGCGGCGGATTCTTCGCGCAGCGACGGATTTACGCTCGTTGAGATGATGATTTCGACTGTCATCCTTCTGATGGTGGTTACCGGAGTCCTCACGTTCTTTCTTTCCTTCACCGAGGCGGGGCTGCGAATGGGATACTACTCTGACCTCGAGCGCCAAAACCAGCGAATCTATCAGTATTTTTCTCAAGATATTCGAGATGCAGAAAGCCTATCGTGGACGGATAGCCAAACCCTGACCCTCATTAGCAAAGGGAAGCAAACGACTTACACCTTTGACCCGGATGCGAAAACTCTAACTCGGCAAGAAACGGGCGAACCCCTGCAGGTGATCGCTGAAGATATCGAAGAATTCGAATTCTCGGCGTACGACCTCCTCGGCAATAGTATCAAACTGTTCAACAACTTAACGACGGCGAATGCAAAAACCAAGATGGTCGGGTTCTCGGGGAGTGCCGTAAAAATCCACAGTGGCATCGAGGACTCGACCACCCAGATTCAGTCTGCAGTCTACATGATGCGCAACAAAACCGAATTTATTCCCTAGGGCATGAACAACTCAAAAACAGGCAGTGCTCTCCTCGTCACCGTGATTTTCACGAGCATCTTAGGACTCATCGCGATCCCCACGTATCTCAGCCTGAGCCGGAATACCCTTACGCTCGCCAACCGCACTCACTATAATGCTGTCGCCGTTAATCTGGCCGAGGGCGGTATTGAGTACGGTGTTCACACGATCCGAAACACATCTGTAGTTCGGAATGCATGGAGTGGGTGGACAACTGTGGACGGGGACGCCTACAAGAAGCTCCCTGAGACAGACTACGTTGGGAACATCCACGGAGAACTCTCGGTCTACGTCATCGGCTATGATTCGGATTCTCCGGAAGTGCTGTCCAAGGCAACGATTCACTTGGGAAACCAACCGCCTATCGAAAAATATATGTATGCCGATGTCCGCTCGAACAGCACCCGCGGCCTCTTCGCCTATGGCATGCTGGTCAAAGACTATATTCATGCGGAAGGAGGCGTCGAGTTCGACAGCTGGATCTCTGATCCCGACGGAGATCCAAATACTCCCATCCAATTCTACGCCGACCACCTTTCGCGCGACTCGGTTGCAATCGCCACGGTGAGCACGGAAGACGGAGCGATTCGGTTGGGCAGCTCCGATGTCTACGGAACCGCTGCGGTCGGGAGTGGAAGCTATCGCGGTCTGGATGTCGGCTGGGGCGGCCAAGTCGGTCCACGAGACCCTCACAAATGGCACTGGTCGGACAAAGAATACCTCTGGGCCAAAGATCCCCCAGGATGGAAGGTGTCGACTAAAACCGGAGCTCTGACCACTGGATTTACCGCGTCCTTTGAAGATATCTCAGTCGGAATCACCACTCCCCGTTTCGATCTGACCGATCCGCGTGCCCGTTACCGCCTCCCCTACACCTACGAGAAAGAGGTCAGCAATGGCTATTCGACCTGGAAAGAGAATGTCTATATCGATGAGGAGACTCTCGGTTCGCCAGGCCAGAGTTCGGTCCTCGAACTCCAGGATCTGGAGGTAAAAGCGGGAGCGACGTTGCGAATCGAGGGCGATGTCACCGTCTACCTGCCGACCGAGGAAGTCACCTCCATGAAAGTCATTGAAGGAGGAGAGATCGAGCTCGCTCCTGACGCGACCTTGACCGTCTACACCGCTGGCGATGTCGACGTCACGGGGGCGGGGCTCTTCAGCCAAGTCGCCCCGCAACAACTTCAACTCTGGGGAACCGCCCCCGAAAGCCAGCATTTTAACTTTCTCAACAATGGCCAGTTTAGCGGGATCATCTACGCCCCGAAAGCTAGTGTCCGCGTCACTGGCGACTCGGATATCTATGGATCCATCGTGGCCAACGACGTTACCATGACCGGGAGCGGTTCGTTCCGCTACGACGAGTCTCTCGCCGACTACATAGGTCATCATTCCACCCCTGGCCCGCCGGAAGTTAACTTTCTGGAAGAGCTGACTGGAAGCGAACGCCTCCCCTACGTCCAGAAGTTTGAAGCGGTGAGCTTGTAATACCGAATTTAGGAGCTGCGAAAGATGACATCCCGGCCTCCTACCGAAGTTGGGAAGCCCTGAAAAAGTTGAGGGGAGCGCGGTGCTTCAGCCCGCGTTTTCGGAATCTCCTTTTGCATATGCACGCAGGCTGAAGCACTGCACCCCCGAAAGACTGAGGAAAATAGGATCGTTTCGTCCCAAAACTCCCCTTTCTTGCAGTTACACCTCAGGTCACCCATGCCCGAATTCAAACCATTGCCAAACGCCGAAAAATTTCTCAATTTATTCAGCTTCTGATGCCCAAATCCCCTCAAACTGTCAGTATTGAAGCCGAAGGCCTCGGCAAGTCATTTGGCGACCTCACCGCGGTTGAAGAGGTCTCGTTTACGGTCAAACCGGGGGAGGTCGTCGGGTTCATCGGTCCAAATGGAGCGGGGAAATCGACGACCCTGCGGATGCTGACCGGATTCCTCCGCCCCTCTACGGGGAAGGCTCGGATCGGTGGCCACGATGTCCTCCGCAAACCGGGCGCGGCGCGGCGTCAGTTCGGGTACCTGCCCGAGACCGGACCACTCTATGGAGAGATGACGGTAATCGAGTTTCTTCACTTTGTCGCCGGAGCCCGGGGCATGGACCGGCTCGCCCTTGATGGAGACCTCAATCGAGTCCGGAAGATCTGCCATTTGGAGAAAGTGTGGCACCAAACAATCGAGACGCTTTCGAAAGGATACCGGCAGCGCGTCGGACTGGCCCAAGCGATCCTTCACGATCCTTCCTGCCTCATCCTCGACGAGCCAACCGATGGTCTTGATCCCAACCAGAAACAGGAAGTGCGCGATCTCGTGACCGAAATGGGAAGCGAGAAAGCCATCCTCCTCTCCACCCATGTTCTGGAGGAGCTGGAGGCAGTCTGTGACCGGGTCATCCTCCTCCACAAGGGATCGGTTCTCCTCGACGAGTCGATCGGGGCAATGCGGAAGCGTCATCCCCTCTTCGGCAGCGTGAAGGTGCGGGTGGCCGAAAGCGACGCCGAACGTGCGCCGGCCGTGTTCAAGAAGCTGGAACCGTTCGTCAGCAAGATCGACCGCCAAGGCGAAGACTTC from Puniceicoccus vermicola includes the following:
- a CDS encoding DUF7305 domain-containing protein — encoded protein: MNNSKTGSALLVTVIFTSILGLIAIPTYLSLSRNTLTLANRTHYNAVAVNLAEGGIEYGVHTIRNTSVVRNAWSGWTTVDGDAYKKLPETDYVGNIHGELSVYVIGYDSDSPEVLSKATIHLGNQPPIEKYMYADVRSNSTRGLFAYGMLVKDYIHAEGGVEFDSWISDPDGDPNTPIQFYADHLSRDSVAIATVSTEDGAIRLGSSDVYGTAAVGSGSYRGLDVGWGGQVGPRDPHKWHWSDKEYLWAKDPPGWKVSTKTGALTTGFTASFEDISVGITTPRFDLTDPRARYRLPYTYEKEVSNGYSTWKENVYIDEETLGSPGQSSVLELQDLEVKAGATLRIEGDVTVYLPTEEVTSMKVIEGGEIELAPDATLTVYTAGDVDVTGAGLFSQVAPQQLQLWGTAPESQHFNFLNNGQFSGIIYAPKASVRVTGDSDIYGSIVANDVTMTGSGSFRYDESLADYIGHHSTPGPPEVNFLEELTGSERLPYVQKFEAVSL
- a CDS encoding ABC transporter ATP-binding protein, with protein sequence MPKSPQTVSIEAEGLGKSFGDLTAVEEVSFTVKPGEVVGFIGPNGAGKSTTLRMLTGFLRPSTGKARIGGHDVLRKPGAARRQFGYLPETGPLYGEMTVIEFLHFVAGARGMDRLALDGDLNRVRKICHLEKVWHQTIETLSKGYRQRVGLAQAILHDPSCLILDEPTDGLDPNQKQEVRDLVTEMGSEKAILLSTHVLEELEAVCDRVILLHKGSVLLDESIGAMRKRHPLFGSVKVRVAESDAERAPAVFKKLEPFVSKIDRQGEDFLLYSRDKRNVSEAVLAVIKDSGLDLREVAPVIPRLEDVFQELTRPTSNFTEEDE